From the genome of Falco cherrug isolate bFalChe1 chromosome 14, bFalChe1.pri, whole genome shotgun sequence, one region includes:
- the CETP gene encoding cholesteryl ester transfer protein, with translation MKMLCAGRMKLETFGILLVLVHTSAACEFGPFPYSVTGIVCRMTKPAALLLNQETAQVIQAAFRNARFPNITGERSMRLLGKVAYGLTNIQVNDLSIEQSEVELKENDAIHIAIKNVTASFKGTLTYGYAGAWFLQLFHSVDFEIESSIDLQINIKLMCQRDQVAADASDCYLTFHKLTLHLQGDKEPGWLKQLFTDFISFTLKLVLKSEVCSEINFLAKMLADFVHDLAANFVRDEDISVDISLASAPLIKANYLESHHKGLVLYKNYSDVFSDSVFSPSLLTESRMLYFWLSEHNLNALALAAFLDKRLVLTIGGEKLQALFEMEDTEAQRKAVQMIFQGTSYNDSVAKVWSVAHPQISFQPEGAVVKSLVAVEVSTLSAGEESLMLLYMEKEITVTVQAAYAEKKLILHPLDSRIDFKVFKCTADPSGNDPSIRNFLHTMISVVGIPEVISKIGTALTSLMNSKGLNLFEIKNPEIITRKGYVIVQLDFSFPNHLLLDFLEKRL, from the exons ATGAAGATGCTTTGTGCTGGCAGGATGAAGCTGGAGACCTTTGGGATCTTGCTAGTGCTTGTCCACACATCAGCAGCCTGTGAGTTTGGTCCCTTTCCTTACAGTGTCACAGGGATTGTCTGCAGGATGACCAAGCCTGCGGCATTGCTGT TGAACCAGGAAACAGCACAGGTCATCCAAGCTGCATTCAGAAATGCCAGATTCCCAAATATCACTGGGGAAAGGTCCATGCGGCTCCTTGGCAAGGTGGCTTATGGGTTGACCAA CATCCAGGTCAATGACTTGTCCATAGAGCAGAGTGAGGTGGAGCTCAAGGAGAACGATGCCATTCACATTGCCATTAAAAACGTGACTGCCTCCTTCAAAGGGACCCTGACCTACGGCTACGCTGGGGCCTGGTT TTTGCAGCTTTTTCATTCAGTTGATTTTGAAATAGAGTCCTCCATTGACCTCCAGATAAACATTAAACTGA TGTGCCAAAGGGACCAAGTGGCTGCTGATGCCTCAGACTGCTACCTGACTTTCCACAAACTCACGCTTCATCTCCAAGGAGACAAGGA ACCAGGCTGGCTGAAGCAGCTCTTCACAGACTTCATCTCCTTCACCTTGAAGCTTGTTCTCAAGAGTGAG GTGTGCAGCGAAATCAATTTTCTTGCCAAGATGCTAGCAGATTTTGTACATGATTTGGCCG caaaCTTTGTCCGGGATGAGGATATCAGTGTTGATATCTCCCTTGCATCAGCTcctttaataaaagcaaattacCTAGAATCACATCACAAG GGCCTTGTCCTGTACAAGAACTACTCTGATGTCTTCAGTGACTCCGTTTTCTCCCCGTCGCTGCTGACCGAGTCCCGAATGCTCTACTTCTGGCTGTCTGAACACAACCTCAACGCTCTGGCTTTGGCAGCTTTCTTAGACAAGCGCCTGGTATTGACCATCGGAGGGGAGAAGCTGCAG GCGCTGTTTGAAATGGAAGACACAGAAGCTCAGCGGAAGGCAGTGCAGATG ATTTTTCAAGGCACCTCTTACAATGACTCTGTGGCCAAGGTGTGGAGCGTCGCCCACCCCCAAATCTCCTTTCAGCCTGAAGGAGCAGTTGTGAAGTCTTTGGTAGCAGTGGAGGTCAGCACCCTTTCTGCAGGAGAAGAGTCCCTGATGCTTCTATACATGGAGAAG GAAATCACAGTCACCGTTCAAGCTGCCTACGCGGAAAAGAAACTCATTTTGCACCCTTTGGACTCCAG gaTAGACTTTAAAGTCTTTAAATGCACAGCTGATCCAAGTGGG AATGACCCATCCATAAGAAACTTCCTGCACACAATGATCTCAGTTGTTGGGATCCCAGAAGTGATTTCAA AGATCGGAACAGCTTTGACTTCACTGATGAACAGCAAAGGGCTTAATCTATTTGAGATCAAAAATCCCGAGATCATCACAAGAAAG gGATATGTAATTGTACAACTTGACTTTAGCTTCCCAAATCATTTGCTGCTTGATTTTCTTGAGAAGAGATTATAG